The Meriones unguiculatus strain TT.TT164.6M chromosome 6, Bangor_MerUng_6.1, whole genome shotgun sequence genome has a window encoding:
- the Skor1 gene encoding SKI family transcriptional corepressor 1 isoform X3: MPAPPAAAPPAAAPPAARGGSMETLGTPLGPGREGSSSPGSKQELQPYSGSSALKPNQVGETSLYGVPIVSLVIDGQERLCLAQISNTLLKNYSYNEIHNRRVALGITCVQCTPVQLEILRRAGAMPISSRRCGMITKREAERLCKSFLGEHKPPKLPENFAFDVVHECAWGSRGSFIPARYNSSRAKCIKCGYCSMYFSPNKFIFHSHRTPDAKYTQPDAANFNSWRRHLKLSDKSATDELSHAWEDVKAMFNGGTRKRTFSLQGGGGGGAAKGGAGCAAEGAPGPPPPKSLRCGDDEAVPPPGPPPPPPPRALGLAPGGPAGPGAPGAGAGVRSFPVIPVPSKGFGLLQKLPPPLFPHPYGFPTAFGLCPKKDEPLLAAAEPKGGPGAGGGGGGAGAAGAPGAGHLPPGAGPGPGSGGGAVFWGPQPSGAAKDAAAVAAAAAAASVYPTFPVFWPAAGSLPVPPYPAAQSQAKAVAAAVAAAAAAAAAAAGGGAEPLDGTEPAKEGGLGAEERCPSALARGPADEDGADEALPPALAPPPARKAPYVSAFRPVVKDAESIAKLYGSARDAYGAGSRGPGPGAAGGYASPDFLSEGSSSYRSASPDVDTADEPEVDVESNRFPDDEGGAEDGVAGAGCPDGELAAGPPSGTSPGADGPAEPADGPSPRPRRRPGPPAAADDAARRAERSPPGGGYEAREPCAPPGGPAVAKVYAERDEHMKSAAAALGPAASFLCVPEAHEPEKEDNHSTTADDLETRKSFSDQRSVSQPSPANTDREELQKLLLEQMELRKKLEREFQSLKDNFQDQMKRELAYREEMVQQLQIVRDTLCNELDQERKARYAIQQKLKEAHDALHHFSCKMLTPRHCTGSCSFKPPLLP, translated from the exons ATGCCCGCTCCTCCCGCCGCCGCTCCTCCCGCCGCCGCTCCTCCCGCCGCTCG GGGCGGCAGCATGGAGACGCTGGGCACGCCGCTGGGGCCGGGGCGCGAGGGCAGCTCCTCGCCCGGCTCCAAGCAGGAGCTGCAGCCCTACTCGGGCTCCAGCGCCCTGAAGCCCAACCAGGTGGGCGAGACGTCGCTGTACGGCGTGCCCATCGTGTCGCTGGTGATCGACGGGCAGGAGCGCCTGTGCCTGGCGCAGATCTCCAACACCCTGCTCAAGAACTACAGCTACAACGAGATCCACAACCGCCGCGTGGCCCTGGGCATCACGTGCGTGCAGTGCACGCCGGTGCAGCTGGAGATCCTGCGGCGCGCCGGGGCCATGCCCATCTCGTCGCGGCGCTGCGGCATGATCACCAAACGCGAGGCCGAGCGCCTGTGCAAGTCGTTCCTGGGCGAGCACAAGCCGCCCAAGCTGCCCGAGAACTTCGCCTTCGACGTGGTGCACGAGTGCGCGTGGGGCTCGCGCGGCAGCTTCATCCCCGCGCGCTACAACAGCTCGCGCGCCAAGTGCATCAAGTGCGGCTACTGCAGTATGTACTTCTCGCCCAACAAGTTCATCTTCCACTCGCACCGCACGCCCGACGCCAAGTACACGCAGCCCGACGCCGCCAACTTCAACTCGTGGCGCCGCCACCTCAAGCTCAGTGACAAGTCGGCCACCGACGAGCTGAGCCACGCGTGGGAGGACGTCAAAGCCATGTTCAACGGCGGCACGCGCAAGCGGACCTTCTCGCTgcagggcggcggcggcggcggcgcggccaAGGGCGGCGCGGGCTGCGCGGCCGAGGGCGCCCCGGGCCCGCCGCCCCCGAAAAGCCTGCGCTGCGGCGACGACGAGGCTGTGCCGCCCCCCGggccgcccccgccgcccccgccgcgcGCCCTGGGCCTGGCGCCGGGCGGCCCCGCGGGGCCCGGGGCGCCGGGCGCCGGCGCGGGGGTGCGCAGTTTCCCCGTGATCCCGGTGCCCAGCAAGGGCTTCGGCCTCCTGCAGAAGCTGCCCCCGCCGCTCTTCCCGCACCCCTACGGCTTCCCCACGGCCTTCGGCCTCTGCCCCAAGAAGGACGAGCCGCTGCTGGCGGCCGCCGAGCCCAAGGGCGGCCcgggcgcgggcggcggcggcgggggcgcggGCGCGGCGGGGGCCCCGGGCGCCGGCCACCTGCCTCCGGGAGCGGGCCCAGGCcccggcagcggcggcggcgccGTGTTCTGGGGCCCACAGCCCTCCGGCGCGGCCAAGGacgcggcggcggtggcggccgCGGCGGCAGCGGCCAGCGTGTACCCGACGTTCCCCGTGTTCTGGCCGGCAGCGGGCAGCCTTCCGGTGCCGCCCTACCCGGCCGCGCAGAGCCAGGCCAAGGCCGTGGCGGCGGCCGTGGCGGCGGCCGCGGcagccgcggcggcggcggcaggggGCGGCGCCGAGCCCCTGGACGGCACCGAGCCTGCCAAGGAGGGCGGCCTGGGCGCGGAGGAGCGCTGCCCCAGCGCGCTGGCCCGCGGGCCCGCCGACGAGGACGGCGCGGACGAGGCGCTGCCGCCCGCGCTGGCGCCGCCGCCCGCCCGCAAAGCCCCCTACGTGTCGGCCTTCCGGCCGGTGGTCAAGGACGCCGAGAGCATCGCCAAGCTGTACGGCAGCGCGCGGGACGCCTACGGCGCGGGGTCGCGCGGCCCGGGGCCCGGCGCCGCCGGGGGCTATGCGAGCCCGGACTTTCTGAGCGAGGGCAGCTCGAGCTACCGCTCCGCCTCGCCCGACGTGGACACCGCGGACGAGCCGGAGGTGGACGTGGAGTCCAACCGCTTCCCCGACGACGAGGGCGGCGCAGAGGACGGCGTGGCCGGCGCGGGCTGCCCGGACGGCGAGCTGGCCGCGGGGCCGCCCTCGGGCACCTCCCCGGGCGCGGACGGCCCCGCGGAGCCGGCGGACGGCCCCAGCCCTCGGCCCCGCCGCCGCCCCGGGCCGCCCGCGGCGGCGGACGACGCGGCGCGGAGGGCGGAGAGGAGCCCGCCGGGCGGCGGCTACGAGGCGCGGGAGCCCTGCGCGCCCCCGGGAGGCCCCGCGGTGGCCAAG GTGTACGCTGAGAGGGATGAGCACATGAAGAGCGCGGCGGCGGCGCTGGGGCCTGCGGCCTCGTTCCTCTGCGTCCCGGAGGCCCACG AGCCAGAAAAGGAAGACAATCACTCGACTACAGCGGACGACTTGGAAACCAGGAAATCCTTTTCAGACCAAAGGAGTGTCTCCCAGCCAAGCCCTGCAAATACAGATCGAG AAGAATTGCAGAAATTGCTTCTGGAGCAAATGGAGCTTCGGAAGAAGCTGGAGCGAGAATTCCAGAGTCTCAAAg ATAATTTTCAGGATCAAATGAAGAGGGAATTGGCTTATCGGGAAGAAATGGTGCAACAGCTGCAAATTGTCAGAG ATACCTTGTGTAACGAACTGGACCAGGAGAGGAAGGCCCGCTATGCCATCCAGCAGAAATTAAAAG AAGCTCACGACGCCCTGCACCACTTCTCCTGCAAGATGCTGACGCCCCGGCACTGCACCGGCAGCTGCTCCTTCAAGCCTCCGCTGCTGCCCTAG
- the Skor1 gene encoding SKI family transcriptional corepressor 1 isoform X1: protein MPAPPAAAPPAAAPPAARGGSMETLGTPLGPGREGSSSPGSKQELQPYSGSSALKPNQVGETSLYGVPIVSLVIDGQERLCLAQISNTLLKNYSYNEIHNRRVALGITCVQCTPVQLEILRRAGAMPISSRRCGMITKREAERLCKSFLGEHKPPKLPENFAFDVVHECAWGSRGSFIPARYNSSRAKCIKCGYCSMYFSPNKFIFHSHRTPDAKYTQPDAANFNSWRRHLKLSDKSATDELSHAWEDVKAMFNGGTRKRTFSLQGGGGGGAAKGGAGCAAEGAPGPPPPKSLRCGDDEAVPPPGPPPPPPPRALGLAPGGPAGPGAPGAGAGVRSFPVIPVPSKGFGLLQKLPPPLFPHPYGFPTAFGLCPKKDEPLLAAAEPKGGPGAGGGGGGAGAAGAPGAGHLPPGAGPGPGSGGGAVFWGPQPSGAAKDAAAVAAAAAAASVYPTFPVFWPAAGSLPVPPYPAAQSQAKAVAAAVAAAAAAAAAAAGGGAEPLDGTEPAKEGGLGAEERCPSALARGPADEDGADEALPPALAPPPARKAPYVSAFRPVVKDAESIAKLYGSARDAYGAGSRGPGPGAAGGYASPDFLSEGSSSYRSASPDVDTADEPEVDVESNRFPDDEGGAEDGVAGAGCPDGELAAGPPSGTSPGADGPAEPADGPSPRPRRRPGPPAAADDAARRAERSPPGGGYEAREPCAPPGGPAVAKVYAERDEHMKSAAAALGPAASFLCVPEAHEPEKEDNHSTTADDLETRKSFSDQRSVSQPSPANTDRGEDGLSLDVTGTQMVEKDIENLAREELQKLLLEQMELRKKLEREFQSLKDNFQDQMKRELAYREEMVQQLQIVRDTLCNELDQERKARYAIQQKLKEAHDALHHFSCKMLTPRHCTGSCSFKPPLLP from the exons ATGCCCGCTCCTCCCGCCGCCGCTCCTCCCGCCGCCGCTCCTCCCGCCGCTCG GGGCGGCAGCATGGAGACGCTGGGCACGCCGCTGGGGCCGGGGCGCGAGGGCAGCTCCTCGCCCGGCTCCAAGCAGGAGCTGCAGCCCTACTCGGGCTCCAGCGCCCTGAAGCCCAACCAGGTGGGCGAGACGTCGCTGTACGGCGTGCCCATCGTGTCGCTGGTGATCGACGGGCAGGAGCGCCTGTGCCTGGCGCAGATCTCCAACACCCTGCTCAAGAACTACAGCTACAACGAGATCCACAACCGCCGCGTGGCCCTGGGCATCACGTGCGTGCAGTGCACGCCGGTGCAGCTGGAGATCCTGCGGCGCGCCGGGGCCATGCCCATCTCGTCGCGGCGCTGCGGCATGATCACCAAACGCGAGGCCGAGCGCCTGTGCAAGTCGTTCCTGGGCGAGCACAAGCCGCCCAAGCTGCCCGAGAACTTCGCCTTCGACGTGGTGCACGAGTGCGCGTGGGGCTCGCGCGGCAGCTTCATCCCCGCGCGCTACAACAGCTCGCGCGCCAAGTGCATCAAGTGCGGCTACTGCAGTATGTACTTCTCGCCCAACAAGTTCATCTTCCACTCGCACCGCACGCCCGACGCCAAGTACACGCAGCCCGACGCCGCCAACTTCAACTCGTGGCGCCGCCACCTCAAGCTCAGTGACAAGTCGGCCACCGACGAGCTGAGCCACGCGTGGGAGGACGTCAAAGCCATGTTCAACGGCGGCACGCGCAAGCGGACCTTCTCGCTgcagggcggcggcggcggcggcgcggccaAGGGCGGCGCGGGCTGCGCGGCCGAGGGCGCCCCGGGCCCGCCGCCCCCGAAAAGCCTGCGCTGCGGCGACGACGAGGCTGTGCCGCCCCCCGggccgcccccgccgcccccgccgcgcGCCCTGGGCCTGGCGCCGGGCGGCCCCGCGGGGCCCGGGGCGCCGGGCGCCGGCGCGGGGGTGCGCAGTTTCCCCGTGATCCCGGTGCCCAGCAAGGGCTTCGGCCTCCTGCAGAAGCTGCCCCCGCCGCTCTTCCCGCACCCCTACGGCTTCCCCACGGCCTTCGGCCTCTGCCCCAAGAAGGACGAGCCGCTGCTGGCGGCCGCCGAGCCCAAGGGCGGCCcgggcgcgggcggcggcggcgggggcgcggGCGCGGCGGGGGCCCCGGGCGCCGGCCACCTGCCTCCGGGAGCGGGCCCAGGCcccggcagcggcggcggcgccGTGTTCTGGGGCCCACAGCCCTCCGGCGCGGCCAAGGacgcggcggcggtggcggccgCGGCGGCAGCGGCCAGCGTGTACCCGACGTTCCCCGTGTTCTGGCCGGCAGCGGGCAGCCTTCCGGTGCCGCCCTACCCGGCCGCGCAGAGCCAGGCCAAGGCCGTGGCGGCGGCCGTGGCGGCGGCCGCGGcagccgcggcggcggcggcaggggGCGGCGCCGAGCCCCTGGACGGCACCGAGCCTGCCAAGGAGGGCGGCCTGGGCGCGGAGGAGCGCTGCCCCAGCGCGCTGGCCCGCGGGCCCGCCGACGAGGACGGCGCGGACGAGGCGCTGCCGCCCGCGCTGGCGCCGCCGCCCGCCCGCAAAGCCCCCTACGTGTCGGCCTTCCGGCCGGTGGTCAAGGACGCCGAGAGCATCGCCAAGCTGTACGGCAGCGCGCGGGACGCCTACGGCGCGGGGTCGCGCGGCCCGGGGCCCGGCGCCGCCGGGGGCTATGCGAGCCCGGACTTTCTGAGCGAGGGCAGCTCGAGCTACCGCTCCGCCTCGCCCGACGTGGACACCGCGGACGAGCCGGAGGTGGACGTGGAGTCCAACCGCTTCCCCGACGACGAGGGCGGCGCAGAGGACGGCGTGGCCGGCGCGGGCTGCCCGGACGGCGAGCTGGCCGCGGGGCCGCCCTCGGGCACCTCCCCGGGCGCGGACGGCCCCGCGGAGCCGGCGGACGGCCCCAGCCCTCGGCCCCGCCGCCGCCCCGGGCCGCCCGCGGCGGCGGACGACGCGGCGCGGAGGGCGGAGAGGAGCCCGCCGGGCGGCGGCTACGAGGCGCGGGAGCCCTGCGCGCCCCCGGGAGGCCCCGCGGTGGCCAAG GTGTACGCTGAGAGGGATGAGCACATGAAGAGCGCGGCGGCGGCGCTGGGGCCTGCGGCCTCGTTCCTCTGCGTCCCGGAGGCCCACG AGCCAGAAAAGGAAGACAATCACTCGACTACAGCGGACGACTTGGAAACCAGGAAATCCTTTTCAGACCAAAGGAGTGTCTCCCAGCCAAGCCCTGCAAATACAGATCGAG GTGAAGATGGGCTCAGTTTGGATGTCACAGGAACTCAGATGGTGGAGAAAGATATTGAAAATCTGGCCAGAG AAGAATTGCAGAAATTGCTTCTGGAGCAAATGGAGCTTCGGAAGAAGCTGGAGCGAGAATTCCAGAGTCTCAAAg ATAATTTTCAGGATCAAATGAAGAGGGAATTGGCTTATCGGGAAGAAATGGTGCAACAGCTGCAAATTGTCAGAG ATACCTTGTGTAACGAACTGGACCAGGAGAGGAAGGCCCGCTATGCCATCCAGCAGAAATTAAAAG AAGCTCACGACGCCCTGCACCACTTCTCCTGCAAGATGCTGACGCCCCGGCACTGCACCGGCAGCTGCTCCTTCAAGCCTCCGCTGCTGCCCTAG
- the Skor1 gene encoding SKI family transcriptional corepressor 1 isoform X2 encodes METLGTPLGPGREGSSSPGSKQELQPYSGSSALKPNQVGETSLYGVPIVSLVIDGQERLCLAQISNTLLKNYSYNEIHNRRVALGITCVQCTPVQLEILRRAGAMPISSRRCGMITKREAERLCKSFLGEHKPPKLPENFAFDVVHECAWGSRGSFIPARYNSSRAKCIKCGYCSMYFSPNKFIFHSHRTPDAKYTQPDAANFNSWRRHLKLSDKSATDELSHAWEDVKAMFNGGTRKRTFSLQGGGGGGAAKGGAGCAAEGAPGPPPPKSLRCGDDEAVPPPGPPPPPPPRALGLAPGGPAGPGAPGAGAGVRSFPVIPVPSKGFGLLQKLPPPLFPHPYGFPTAFGLCPKKDEPLLAAAEPKGGPGAGGGGGGAGAAGAPGAGHLPPGAGPGPGSGGGAVFWGPQPSGAAKDAAAVAAAAAAASVYPTFPVFWPAAGSLPVPPYPAAQSQAKAVAAAVAAAAAAAAAAAGGGAEPLDGTEPAKEGGLGAEERCPSALARGPADEDGADEALPPALAPPPARKAPYVSAFRPVVKDAESIAKLYGSARDAYGAGSRGPGPGAAGGYASPDFLSEGSSSYRSASPDVDTADEPEVDVESNRFPDDEGGAEDGVAGAGCPDGELAAGPPSGTSPGADGPAEPADGPSPRPRRRPGPPAAADDAARRAERSPPGGGYEAREPCAPPGGPAVAKVYAERDEHMKSAAAALGPAASFLCVPEAHEPEKEDNHSTTADDLETRKSFSDQRSVSQPSPANTDRGEDGLSLDVTGTQMVEKDIENLAREELQKLLLEQMELRKKLEREFQSLKDNFQDQMKRELAYREEMVQQLQIVRDTLCNELDQERKARYAIQQKLKEAHDALHHFSCKMLTPRHCTGSCSFKPPLLP; translated from the exons ATGGAGACGCTGGGCACGCCGCTGGGGCCGGGGCGCGAGGGCAGCTCCTCGCCCGGCTCCAAGCAGGAGCTGCAGCCCTACTCGGGCTCCAGCGCCCTGAAGCCCAACCAGGTGGGCGAGACGTCGCTGTACGGCGTGCCCATCGTGTCGCTGGTGATCGACGGGCAGGAGCGCCTGTGCCTGGCGCAGATCTCCAACACCCTGCTCAAGAACTACAGCTACAACGAGATCCACAACCGCCGCGTGGCCCTGGGCATCACGTGCGTGCAGTGCACGCCGGTGCAGCTGGAGATCCTGCGGCGCGCCGGGGCCATGCCCATCTCGTCGCGGCGCTGCGGCATGATCACCAAACGCGAGGCCGAGCGCCTGTGCAAGTCGTTCCTGGGCGAGCACAAGCCGCCCAAGCTGCCCGAGAACTTCGCCTTCGACGTGGTGCACGAGTGCGCGTGGGGCTCGCGCGGCAGCTTCATCCCCGCGCGCTACAACAGCTCGCGCGCCAAGTGCATCAAGTGCGGCTACTGCAGTATGTACTTCTCGCCCAACAAGTTCATCTTCCACTCGCACCGCACGCCCGACGCCAAGTACACGCAGCCCGACGCCGCCAACTTCAACTCGTGGCGCCGCCACCTCAAGCTCAGTGACAAGTCGGCCACCGACGAGCTGAGCCACGCGTGGGAGGACGTCAAAGCCATGTTCAACGGCGGCACGCGCAAGCGGACCTTCTCGCTgcagggcggcggcggcggcggcgcggccaAGGGCGGCGCGGGCTGCGCGGCCGAGGGCGCCCCGGGCCCGCCGCCCCCGAAAAGCCTGCGCTGCGGCGACGACGAGGCTGTGCCGCCCCCCGggccgcccccgccgcccccgccgcgcGCCCTGGGCCTGGCGCCGGGCGGCCCCGCGGGGCCCGGGGCGCCGGGCGCCGGCGCGGGGGTGCGCAGTTTCCCCGTGATCCCGGTGCCCAGCAAGGGCTTCGGCCTCCTGCAGAAGCTGCCCCCGCCGCTCTTCCCGCACCCCTACGGCTTCCCCACGGCCTTCGGCCTCTGCCCCAAGAAGGACGAGCCGCTGCTGGCGGCCGCCGAGCCCAAGGGCGGCCcgggcgcgggcggcggcggcgggggcgcggGCGCGGCGGGGGCCCCGGGCGCCGGCCACCTGCCTCCGGGAGCGGGCCCAGGCcccggcagcggcggcggcgccGTGTTCTGGGGCCCACAGCCCTCCGGCGCGGCCAAGGacgcggcggcggtggcggccgCGGCGGCAGCGGCCAGCGTGTACCCGACGTTCCCCGTGTTCTGGCCGGCAGCGGGCAGCCTTCCGGTGCCGCCCTACCCGGCCGCGCAGAGCCAGGCCAAGGCCGTGGCGGCGGCCGTGGCGGCGGCCGCGGcagccgcggcggcggcggcaggggGCGGCGCCGAGCCCCTGGACGGCACCGAGCCTGCCAAGGAGGGCGGCCTGGGCGCGGAGGAGCGCTGCCCCAGCGCGCTGGCCCGCGGGCCCGCCGACGAGGACGGCGCGGACGAGGCGCTGCCGCCCGCGCTGGCGCCGCCGCCCGCCCGCAAAGCCCCCTACGTGTCGGCCTTCCGGCCGGTGGTCAAGGACGCCGAGAGCATCGCCAAGCTGTACGGCAGCGCGCGGGACGCCTACGGCGCGGGGTCGCGCGGCCCGGGGCCCGGCGCCGCCGGGGGCTATGCGAGCCCGGACTTTCTGAGCGAGGGCAGCTCGAGCTACCGCTCCGCCTCGCCCGACGTGGACACCGCGGACGAGCCGGAGGTGGACGTGGAGTCCAACCGCTTCCCCGACGACGAGGGCGGCGCAGAGGACGGCGTGGCCGGCGCGGGCTGCCCGGACGGCGAGCTGGCCGCGGGGCCGCCCTCGGGCACCTCCCCGGGCGCGGACGGCCCCGCGGAGCCGGCGGACGGCCCCAGCCCTCGGCCCCGCCGCCGCCCCGGGCCGCCCGCGGCGGCGGACGACGCGGCGCGGAGGGCGGAGAGGAGCCCGCCGGGCGGCGGCTACGAGGCGCGGGAGCCCTGCGCGCCCCCGGGAGGCCCCGCGGTGGCCAAG GTGTACGCTGAGAGGGATGAGCACATGAAGAGCGCGGCGGCGGCGCTGGGGCCTGCGGCCTCGTTCCTCTGCGTCCCGGAGGCCCACG AGCCAGAAAAGGAAGACAATCACTCGACTACAGCGGACGACTTGGAAACCAGGAAATCCTTTTCAGACCAAAGGAGTGTCTCCCAGCCAAGCCCTGCAAATACAGATCGAG GTGAAGATGGGCTCAGTTTGGATGTCACAGGAACTCAGATGGTGGAGAAAGATATTGAAAATCTGGCCAGAG AAGAATTGCAGAAATTGCTTCTGGAGCAAATGGAGCTTCGGAAGAAGCTGGAGCGAGAATTCCAGAGTCTCAAAg ATAATTTTCAGGATCAAATGAAGAGGGAATTGGCTTATCGGGAAGAAATGGTGCAACAGCTGCAAATTGTCAGAG ATACCTTGTGTAACGAACTGGACCAGGAGAGGAAGGCCCGCTATGCCATCCAGCAGAAATTAAAAG AAGCTCACGACGCCCTGCACCACTTCTCCTGCAAGATGCTGACGCCCCGGCACTGCACCGGCAGCTGCTCCTTCAAGCCTCCGCTGCTGCCCTAG